In a single window of the Gammaproteobacteria bacterium genome:
- a CDS encoding M23 family metallopeptidase produces the protein MNIILITKKGRQRRHIDLNSFGHYVLCGLVLIGFCAGLAGFGYWLGAQRDPNSYVMAWKSELESQRGALVDLKATSQARIEALTMRLGQMHGHITRLDALGAKLVKMAKLDAREFEFQNPPALGGPSESLGEAQSEDDGVWLQQAIEGLSSELGQREQQLVVLEGVLQTRSLQEEVYPAGQPIKNGWVSSSFGFRNSPFGGRREFHKGVDIAAQEGTRILAAAGGVVTWADRRWGYGNLVEINHGNGYSTRYGHCSQILVKEGEAIKKGQAVALVGSTGRSTGPHLHFEVLQAGRQVDPSGFVQASAF, from the coding sequence ATGAATATTATCCTGATCACTAAAAAAGGCCGTCAACGCCGTCATATTGACCTGAATTCGTTCGGGCACTATGTGTTGTGTGGCTTGGTTTTGATCGGATTTTGTGCTGGTCTGGCGGGTTTTGGGTATTGGTTAGGGGCGCAGCGCGATCCTAATAGTTACGTTATGGCGTGGAAAAGTGAACTTGAATCGCAACGTGGCGCTTTGGTGGATTTAAAAGCTACATCTCAAGCTCGAATTGAAGCTTTAACGATGCGTTTGGGGCAAATGCATGGTCATATTACGAGGTTAGATGCTTTGGGCGCTAAATTGGTCAAAATGGCTAAATTGGATGCCCGTGAATTTGAATTTCAAAATCCTCCTGCTTTAGGTGGCCCCAGTGAGTCATTGGGCGAAGCGCAGAGTGAAGATGATGGCGTTTGGTTGCAGCAGGCTATTGAAGGCCTGTCTAGCGAATTAGGTCAGCGTGAGCAACAACTCGTTGTACTAGAGGGCGTGCTGCAAACCCGGAGTTTGCAAGAAGAAGTTTATCCCGCTGGGCAGCCTATTAAGAATGGTTGGGTTTCATCCTCATTCGGTTTTCGTAATAGCCCTTTTGGTGGCCGCCGTGAGTTTCATAAAGGTGTAGATATCGCTGCACAGGAAGGTACGCGAATTTTGGCGGCTGCTGGTGGGGTTGTAACATGGGCGGATCGCCGCTGGGGTTATGGCAATTTGGTAGAAATTAATCATGGAAATGGTTATTCCACTCGATATGGGCATTGCTCGCAGATCTTAGTAAAAGAAGGTGAGGCCATTAAAAAAGGCCAAGCTGTTGCGCTCGTAGGCTCTACTGGCCGGTCTACTGGGCCACATTTACACTTCGAAGTTTTGCAGGCGGGTCGGCAAGTGGATCCTAGTGGTTTTGTTCAAGCTTCTGCATTTTAA
- the murC gene encoding UDP-N-acetylmuramate--L-alanine ligase — translation MNAWRHRMRRVRRVHFIGIGGAGMSGIADVLLGMGYEVSGSDLKLGTVTDRLSRRGAVIFEGHDAQHVNAIDVVVISSAVKNDNPEVLAAHAHLIPVVSRAEMLAEIMRFRQGIAIAGTHGKTTTTSFIATIMAGAGLDPTFVIGGKLNSVATHAQLGAGEYLVAEADESDASFLYLKPIIAVVTNIDADHMATYENDFNKLTATFLQFLHQLPFYGLAVLCADDPVLHKLLPEIGRPVLTYGIESAADVRAENLQPGNGRTRFDVVLKDGARSTMDLALPGRHNVLNALASIAVAVELGIELNKIQEALASFQGIGRRFQITNNIKMAKGLVTLVDDYGHHPTEIRATLAAARETWPDRRIVLVFQPHRYSRTHDLMDDFSQVLSQADVLCLCEVYSAGETLIAGADGRALAQAVRARSKLNPIFIPRIVDLPDTLTDVLQANDVVLVMGAGDIGAMAQQLPQRLQEARA, via the coding sequence ATGAATGCTTGGCGTCATCGCATGCGTCGCGTTCGGCGCGTGCATTTTATTGGCATTGGCGGCGCAGGTATGAGCGGCATCGCGGATGTGTTGTTAGGCATGGGATATGAAGTAAGCGGTTCGGATTTAAAATTAGGTACTGTAACGGATCGTTTATCGCGACGCGGCGCCGTTATATTTGAAGGTCACGATGCGCAACATGTAAATGCTATTGATGTGGTGGTTATTTCGAGTGCCGTTAAAAATGATAATCCTGAAGTATTAGCAGCGCATGCGCATTTAATTCCGGTTGTTTCTCGCGCTGAAATGTTGGCAGAGATTATGCGTTTTCGGCAAGGCATTGCGATTGCCGGTACGCATGGTAAAACCACAACCACGAGTTTTATTGCAACCATTATGGCGGGCGCTGGTTTAGATCCGACTTTTGTCATTGGTGGCAAGCTAAATAGTGTCGCCACGCATGCGCAATTGGGCGCAGGCGAATATTTAGTTGCAGAAGCGGATGAAAGCGATGCGTCGTTTTTATATTTAAAACCTATTATTGCCGTAGTGACTAATATTGATGCCGATCATATGGCAACGTATGAAAATGATTTTAATAAATTAACCGCGACATTTTTACAATTTTTACATCAGCTGCCTTTTTATGGTTTAGCGGTTCTATGTGCGGATGATCCGGTGTTGCATAAATTGTTGCCGGAGATTGGTCGTCCCGTTTTAACGTATGGCATTGAATCCGCTGCAGACGTTAGAGCTGAAAATTTACAACCAGGGAATGGTCGTACACGGTTTGATGTGGTGCTTAAAGACGGCGCACGTTCAACTATGGATCTGGCTTTGCCAGGTCGACATAATGTATTAAATGCCTTGGCATCTATTGCCGTTGCTGTTGAGCTTGGAATTGAATTAAATAAAATTCAAGAAGCGTTAGCATCATTCCAAGGTATCGGTCGTCGTTTTCAAATTACTAATAATATTAAAATGGCTAAGGGTCTAGTGACCTTAGTGGATGATTATGGTCATCATCCGACTGAAATTCGTGCAACGTTGGCCGCGGCGCGTGAAACCTGGCCAGATCGCCGCATCGTTTTAGTATTTCAACCGCATCGTTATTCACGCACGCATGATTTGATGGATGATTTTTCACAAGTCTTAAGTCAAGCGGATGTTTTGTGTTTGTGTGAAGTTTATTCTGCTGGTGAAACTTTAATTGCGGGCGCAGATGGTCGAGCGCTTGCGCAGGCTGTTCGTGCACGTAGTAAATTAAATCCGATTTTTATTCCGCGCATTGTTGATTTGCCCGACACCTTAACTGATGTATTGCAAGCGAATGATGTGGTTTTAGTAATGGGTGCAGGTGATATTGGTGCGATGGCACAGCAATTGCCGCAACGCTTGCAAGAGGCGCGCGCATGA
- a CDS encoding D-alanine--D-alanine ligase, protein MSSINAQQYGRVALLMGGWAAEREISLRSGGAVLAAMQSLGIDVTAIDVDHHLIDVLQRGGFDRVFNILHGRGGEDGTVQGVLEFLELPYTGSGVMASAIAMDKLRTKQLWRGLALPTPIHYEINSAADLPAVLQQIGLPMIVKPALEGSSIGMSKVEKAEDLAGAWQQAKKYGAVFAEKWITGREYTASILNDQALPLIRLETPRAFYDFNAKYQDNQTRYHCPCGLSTAEELRYQALALQAFHAVGASGWGRVDLMVEESGEPWLIEVNTVPGMTDHSLVPMAAKQAGFSFEQLVAGILDTSFNFNFAAKEISHGA, encoded by the coding sequence ATGAGCAGCATTAACGCACAACAATATGGTCGTGTAGCTTTATTGATGGGTGGTTGGGCTGCAGAGCGAGAAATTTCTTTACGCAGTGGCGGCGCAGTGCTCGCCGCTATGCAGTCTTTAGGTATAGATGTAACCGCGATTGATGTAGATCATCATTTGATTGATGTTTTACAGCGCGGTGGTTTTGATCGAGTGTTTAATATTTTGCACGGTCGTGGCGGAGAAGACGGCACGGTGCAAGGTGTGTTGGAGTTTTTAGAATTACCTTATACCGGCAGCGGTGTAATGGCGTCGGCAATTGCGATGGATAAATTACGCACTAAACAGTTATGGCGTGGGTTAGCGTTGCCTACACCCATTCATTATGAAATTAACAGCGCGGCAGATTTACCTGCTGTGCTGCAGCAAATTGGTTTGCCGATGATTGTTAAACCTGCGTTAGAAGGTTCTAGCATCGGTATGAGTAAAGTTGAAAAAGCCGAAGATTTAGCGGGCGCATGGCAACAAGCTAAAAAATATGGCGCTGTGTTTGCAGAAAAATGGATTACGGGTCGTGAATACACCGCATCTATTTTAAATGATCAGGCTTTGCCCTTAATTCGTTTAGAAACGCCGCGTGCGTTTTATGATTTTAATGCCAAATATCAAGACAATCAGACGCGTTACCACTGTCCCTGTGGATTATCTACTGCAGAAGAATTGCGTTATCAAGCATTAGCGTTGCAAGCATTTCATGCGGTAGGCGCGAGTGGTTGGGGGCGTGTCGATTTGATGGTAGAAGAATCAGGCGAGCCATGGTTGATTGAAGTTAATACGGTGCCGGGTATGACTGATCATAGTTTGGTACCGATGGCTGCTAAACAAGCCGGTTTTTCTTTTGAACAATTAGTCGCAGGCATTTTAGACACCAGCTTTAATTTCAATTTTGCGGCGAAGGAAATATCTCATGGCGCGTGA
- a CDS encoding FtsQ-type POTRA domain-containing protein, whose protein sequence is MAREALLDMKSLPSPAKHRRAPERDLGRERGRERGRVPTQRIEPRFESIRGGRSTVAPVAVDEDAVARKRRIIKMAIVIVLLAALISIVVLGMQRYSASYQINVLQIEGEFDNQQAVHIQQLMTPYMQQGFFGITLKDAQKTLANVDWVKTAAVSKQWPNALRVKLVERQPIARWGSDQYIDAEGFIFKHAHIDSRMILPVVQGVPQDAKHIAQTWQWLQTQLVPLNLTVVQLTLDDRKAWHAKLSNGIALTLGKDLSIYRLQRFISAFQQHFYAYPERIQTIDLRYANGLSIAWQSGQAPEVLTLNRI, encoded by the coding sequence ATGGCGCGTGAAGCTTTGTTAGATATGAAATCTTTACCCTCGCCAGCGAAACACCGGCGCGCGCCGGAACGTGACCTGGGACGTGAACGGGGACGTGAACGGGGACGCGTACCGACGCAACGTATTGAACCGCGTTTTGAATCGATTCGTGGAGGTCGTTCCACTGTTGCGCCAGTTGCTGTGGATGAAGATGCCGTTGCGCGTAAACGCCGCATAATAAAAATGGCCATAGTTATTGTTTTATTAGCGGCGCTAATTTCAATTGTTGTATTGGGTATGCAGCGTTATTCGGCTTCGTATCAAATTAATGTACTGCAAATTGAAGGAGAATTTGATAATCAACAAGCAGTGCACATACAACAATTAATGACGCCTTATATGCAGCAGGGTTTTTTTGGTATCACATTAAAAGACGCACAAAAAACGTTGGCCAATGTGGATTGGGTTAAAACTGCTGCAGTTTCTAAGCAGTGGCCAAATGCGTTGCGCGTAAAATTAGTAGAGCGTCAGCCTATCGCACGCTGGGGTAGTGATCAGTATATTGATGCAGAAGGTTTTATTTTTAAACACGCGCATATTGATTCGCGCATGATTTTGCCTGTTGTTCAAGGCGTTCCACAAGACGCCAAACATATTGCGCAAACCTGGCAATGGTTGCAAACGCAGTTAGTTCCATTAAATCTAACGGTAGTGCAGCTTACGTTAGACGATAGAAAAGCGTGGCATGCAAAATTATCGAATGGCATCGCGCTAACGTTAGGTAAAGATTTATCAATATATAGATTACAACGTTTTATAAGTGCCTTTCAGCAGCATTTTTATGCATATCCTGAGCGCATTCAAACGATTGATTTACGTTATGCAAATGGTTTGTCGATTGCTTGGCAATCAGGTCAAGCGCCTGAAGTACTTACCTTGAACCGGATTTAA
- the ftsA gene encoding cell division protein FtsA, with amino-acid sequence MSKRTERPMIVGLDIGTSKIVAIVGEINAANEVEIVGIGSHPSRGLKKGVVVNIESTVHSIQRAIEEAELMAGCQIRSVYAGIAGSHVRSLNSHGIVAIKDREVMPADVERVIDAARAVAIPADQRILHILPQEFIIDGQEGIKEPIGMSGVRLEAKVHLITGAVSAAQNIIKCVRRCGLEVDDVILEQLASSYSVLTEDEKDLGVCLVDIGGGTTDIAIFSEGAIRHTAVIPIAGDQVTNDIAVALRTPTQHAEEIKIKYACALRQLANPEETIEVPSVGDREPRKLSRMTLIDVVEPRYAELMDLVLAELRRSGYEDLIAAGVVLTGGSAKMEGVIELAEEIFNMPVRLGVPQYVSGLFDVVRNPIHATGVGLLLFGHANREARKDFYGDAGIKGVWQRMKEWFGGNF; translated from the coding sequence ATGTCAAAAAGAACAGAGAGACCTATGATTGTCGGTTTGGATATTGGTACCTCCAAAATCGTAGCGATTGTGGGTGAGATTAATGCTGCGAACGAAGTAGAAATTGTGGGCATTGGTTCGCATCCATCGCGGGGTTTGAAAAAAGGTGTAGTGGTTAATATTGAATCCACTGTGCACTCTATTCAACGTGCTATTGAAGAAGCGGAATTAATGGCGGGTTGTCAAATTCGTTCTGTGTATGCTGGTATTGCGGGCAGTCATGTACGCAGTTTAAATTCTCACGGGATTGTTGCGATTAAAGATCGTGAAGTAATGCCGGCAGATGTTGAGCGTGTGATTGATGCTGCGCGTGCGGTTGCGATTCCAGCGGATCAACGAATTCTGCATATTCTGCCACAAGAATTTATTATTGATGGTCAGGAAGGCATTAAAGAACCGATTGGTATGTCCGGTGTGCGGCTCGAAGCTAAAGTACATTTAATTACGGGCGCAGTGAGTGCTGCACAAAATATTATTAAATGTGTGCGTCGTTGTGGCTTAGAAGTTGATGATGTCATTTTAGAGCAGCTAGCATCCAGTTATTCGGTGTTAACGGAAGATGAAAAAGATTTGGGTGTTTGTTTAGTTGATATCGGCGGCGGCACCACGGACATCGCAATTTTTTCCGAAGGCGCTATTCGCCATACTGCGGTGATTCCTATTGCAGGCGATCAAGTAACGAATGATATTGCCGTTGCATTGCGTACGCCTACACAACATGCCGAAGAAATAAAAATTAAATACGCTTGTGCTTTACGTCAATTGGCTAATCCTGAAGAAACGATTGAAGTGCCGAGTGTGGGTGATCGTGAGCCGCGCAAATTATCGCGCATGACTTTAATTGATGTGGTTGAGCCGCGTTACGCTGAGTTGATGGATTTGGTGCTGGCAGAATTACGGCGCAGTGGTTATGAAGATTTAATCGCGGCAGGCGTAGTGTTAACGGGCGGCAGTGCAAAAATGGAAGGCGTTATTGAATTGGCAGAAGAAATTTTTAATATGCCGGTGCGTTTAGGTGTGCCGCAATATGTGAGTGGATTGTTCGATGTTGTTCGTAATCCAATTCATGCAACAGGCGTAGGTTTATTGTTGTTTGGTCATGCTAATCGAGAAGCACGTAAAGATTTTTATGGTGATGCTGGCATTAAAGGTGTTTGGCAGCGCATGAAAGAATGGTTTGGTGGAAATTTTTAA
- a CDS encoding UDP-3-O-acyl-N-acetylglucosamine deacetylase has translation MIKQRTLKNVIRATGIGLHTGEKIYLTLRPAPIDSGITFRRVDLEVPVEIKAAPENVGDTLLSTTLCSGDTRVSTVEHLLSAMAGLGIDNAYVELTAPEVPIMDGSAGPFVFLLQSAGIVEQNAPKKFIRIKKAVIVEEDGKWARFDPFNGFKVGFTIEFNHPVFKTANQVAEIDFSSTSFMKEISRARTFGFIRDVERLREQNLALGGSLDNAVVVDDYRVLNEDGLRYEDEFVKHKILDAIGDLYLLGHSLIGAFSGYKSGHALNNRLLRALIKDEDAWEEVIFEDAATAPISYAQPIAAVG, from the coding sequence GTGATTAAGCAACGTACGTTGAAGAACGTTATCCGGGCAACCGGAATTGGTTTGCACACTGGCGAAAAAATTTATCTGACCTTGCGGCCGGCTCCTATCGATTCGGGTATTACCTTTCGACGCGTTGATTTGGAAGTGCCGGTTGAAATTAAAGCCGCACCTGAAAATGTAGGTGATACTTTGTTATCTACCACCTTATGCAGTGGTGATACGCGTGTTTCTACGGTAGAGCATTTGTTGTCCGCGATGGCGGGTTTAGGAATTGATAATGCGTATGTAGAACTCACTGCGCCCGAAGTTCCGATTATGGATGGCAGCGCCGGACCTTTTGTGTTTTTGCTGCAATCGGCAGGCATTGTCGAACAAAATGCGCCTAAAAAGTTTATTCGAATTAAAAAAGCCGTCATCGTTGAAGAAGATGGTAAATGGGCTAGATTTGATCCATTTAATGGTTTCAAAGTAGGTTTTACTATTGAATTTAACCATCCGGTTTTTAAAACAGCGAATCAAGTCGCTGAAATAGATTTCTCTAGCACCTCGTTTATGAAAGAAATCAGTCGCGCCCGCACTTTCGGTTTTATTCGGGATGTGGAGCGGTTGCGCGAGCAAAATTTAGCGCTCGGTGGTAGTTTAGATAACGCCGTGGTGGTTGATGATTACCGCGTGTTAAATGAAGATGGTCTGCGTTATGAAGACGAGTTTGTTAAACATAAAATTCTGGATGCTATCGGTGATTTGTATTTATTAGGCCATAGCTTAATCGGTGCATTTTCTGGCTATAAATCCGGCCATGCGTTGAATAATCGCTTATTGCGCGCCTTAATTAAGGACGAAGATGCGTGGGAAGAAGTGATTTTTGAAGACGCTGCGACTGCGCCTATCTCTTATGCTCAGCCGATCGCCGCAGTAGGCTAA
- the murG gene encoding undecaprenyldiphospho-muramoylpentapeptide beta-N-acetylglucosaminyltransferase: protein MQKNNNRPVLIMAGGTGGHVYPALAVARALRERNIPVVWLGTRQGLEARVVPAAGFTVEWLPIAGVRGKNIFRKVCAPFQLIYAVLCALGIFLRLKPRLALGLGGFVAAPGGLAAYVLKVPLAIHEQNAVAGLTNRMLSRVADSVMQAFPQAFSAVYMPLYTGNPVRRDIAELPHPAVRLQGRTGPLRVLILGGSQGATFLNRAMPEAIRSMPPDIRPLLRHQCGRDHVAATENLYQEAGVEAQVSAFIEDMAEAYAWADIAICRAGAMTIAELTAVGLGAILTPFPAAVDDHQAVNASFMVDNGAALLASQAQWTPALIGDWLSEMLIDRGRTRDMANKARALAKPDATETVIHECLELIDSRLMDTL, encoded by the coding sequence ATGCAAAAAAATAATAACAGACCAGTATTAATAATGGCGGGCGGCACCGGCGGGCATGTGTATCCTGCTTTAGCGGTGGCGCGTGCATTGCGCGAACGTAATATCCCCGTTGTATGGTTGGGTACGCGACAAGGTTTAGAAGCGCGAGTAGTGCCTGCTGCTGGTTTTACGGTTGAGTGGTTACCGATTGCAGGTGTGCGTGGTAAAAATATTTTTCGTAAAGTGTGCGCGCCTTTTCAATTAATTTACGCAGTGTTATGTGCGCTTGGTATTTTTCTACGTTTAAAACCACGTTTAGCATTAGGTTTAGGCGGCTTTGTTGCAGCGCCCGGCGGTTTAGCTGCTTATGTATTAAAAGTGCCATTAGCGATTCATGAACAAAATGCAGTCGCAGGTTTAACTAATCGTATGTTATCGCGTGTCGCAGATTCCGTGATGCAAGCATTCCCGCAGGCTTTTTCTGCAGTGTATATGCCTTTGTATACCGGCAATCCAGTTAGACGTGATATTGCAGAGTTGCCTCATCCTGCAGTGCGTTTGCAAGGAAGAACAGGACCCTTGCGTGTGTTGATTTTAGGTGGCAGTCAAGGCGCTACTTTTTTAAATCGTGCGATGCCTGAAGCGATTCGCAGCATGCCGCCAGATATTCGCCCATTGTTGCGTCATCAATGTGGTCGTGATCATGTCGCCGCAACAGAAAATTTATATCAAGAAGCGGGTGTGGAAGCGCAAGTAAGTGCATTCATTGAAGATATGGCGGAAGCATATGCGTGGGCGGATATTGCAATTTGTCGCGCAGGCGCAATGACGATTGCGGAATTAACTGCCGTTGGTTTAGGTGCAATCTTGACGCCATTTCCTGCCGCTGTGGATGATCATCAAGCCGTTAATGCAAGTTTCATGGTGGACAATGGCGCAGCGTTGTTGGCATCACAAGCACAATGGACACCTGCATTAATTGGTGATTGGTTAAGTGAAATGTTAATTGATCGTGGCCGGACGCGTGATATGGCTAACAAAGCGCGTGCTTTAGCAAAACCTGATGCAACGGAAACAGTTATTCACGAATGTTTAGAATTAATTGATAGTCGTTTGATGGATACGTTATGA
- a CDS encoding DUF721 domain-containing protein: MQKLRHCLPQHLLIQLEQHQQITLRVRSLLPVEIAPHIQVARADKTSLFLICTSAAWGSRLRFLQQQLLSQLQAEWPKLELINLQLAPNTSEIVRPAAKRPFSRKAGEIIQQLANAIEDTELSEALARLAKRSKTTRN, encoded by the coding sequence ATGCAAAAACTGCGGCATTGCCTACCCCAGCATTTATTGATCCAACTCGAACAACATCAGCAAATCACTTTGCGGGTACGGAGCTTATTGCCGGTGGAAATAGCGCCTCACATTCAAGTCGCGCGAGCAGATAAAACCAGCCTATTTCTAATTTGTACTTCGGCAGCATGGGGCAGTCGTTTACGCTTTTTACAACAACAGCTGCTGAGCCAACTACAAGCAGAATGGCCGAAGTTGGAACTTATCAATCTTCAACTAGCCCCAAATACCAGCGAAATTGTACGTCCTGCGGCAAAACGACCTTTTAGCCGTAAAGCCGGAGAAATCATTCAGCAATTAGCTAATGCGATAGAAGATACTGAATTAAGCGAAGCCTTGGCGCGTTTAGCAAAACGCAGCAAGACCACTAGAAATTAG
- the ftsZ gene encoding cell division protein FtsZ — MFELMDTYSQSAVIKVIGVGGGGGNAVSHMLGSHIDGVEFICANTDSQALKNAQVKTNLQIGCNITKGLGAGANPEIGRQAALEDRERIQNVIAGADMLFITAGMGGGTGTGAAPVIAQLAKDMGILTVAVVTKPFPFEGTKRMNLANEGIRALSQHVDSLITIPNEKLLTVLGKDTGLLEAFKSANNVLQGAVQGIAELITKPGLINVDFADVRTVMSEMGMAMMGSGVARGPNRAREAAEMAVASPLLEDVNLRGARGILINVTAGLDLSIGEFEEVGTAIREFASDDATIVIGTVIDPELEGELRVTVVATGLNSPARQGQDNTKPAVRLVERAAGGDVDYKQFETPTAIRDKRTIPSGDFGRNGIDTEYLDIPAFLRRQAD, encoded by the coding sequence ATGTTTGAATTAATGGATACTTATAGCCAAAGTGCGGTTATTAAAGTCATCGGTGTTGGCGGTGGCGGCGGCAATGCGGTTAGTCATATGTTAGGTTCGCATATTGACGGCGTGGAATTTATTTGTGCAAATACAGATTCACAAGCATTAAAAAATGCGCAAGTAAAAACTAATTTACAAATTGGTTGCAATATCACCAAAGGCTTAGGCGCAGGTGCTAATCCTGAAATTGGTCGACAAGCTGCATTAGAAGATCGTGAGCGTATTCAAAACGTAATTGCCGGCGCTGACATGTTGTTTATCACTGCTGGTATGGGTGGTGGCACGGGTACAGGCGCAGCACCGGTGATTGCGCAACTGGCTAAAGATATGGGAATTTTAACGGTTGCCGTTGTGACTAAGCCTTTTCCTTTTGAAGGTACTAAGCGCATGAATTTGGCTAACGAAGGTATTCGCGCGTTGAGTCAACATGTGGATTCATTGATTACGATTCCTAATGAAAAATTGTTAACCGTATTAGGTAAAGACACCGGTTTGTTGGAAGCATTTAAAAGTGCTAATAATGTTTTGCAAGGTGCGGTACAGGGCATTGCAGAATTAATTACTAAACCGGGTTTGATTAATGTCGACTTTGCAGATGTTCGCACGGTGATGTCTGAAATGGGTATGGCAATGATGGGTTCCGGTGTTGCACGTGGTCCCAATCGCGCGCGCGAAGCAGCTGAAATGGCGGTCGCTAGTCCGTTATTAGAAGATGTAAATCTGCGTGGCGCACGCGGTATTTTAATTAATGTTACTGCTGGTTTGGATTTATCAATTGGTGAATTCGAAGAAGTGGGTACAGCCATTCGTGAATTTGCGTCGGATGATGCAACCATTGTGATCGGTACGGTTATTGATCCGGAGTTAGAAGGTGAATTACGCGTTACGGTAGTTGCAACCGGTTTGAATTCACCTGCGCGTCAAGGCCAAGATAATACTAAACCGGCCGTACGCTTAGTTGAACGCGCAGCGGGTGGCGATGTTGATTACAAACAGTTTGAAACGCCTACTGCCATTCGTGATAAACGCACGATACCCAGTGGTGATTTTGGCCGCAACGGCATCGATACAGAGTATTTAGATATTCCGGCTTTCTTGCGTCGCCAAGCTGATTGA
- the murB gene encoding UDP-N-acetylmuramate dehydrogenase has protein sequence MMAASKSIGLRGQVLRNEPMAKHTSWRVGGLADYFFKPADRDDLIQLLQTTHEPILFVGLGSNLLVRDGGIRGWVVCLQGVFEKLSIDAETGIVLAEAGVSCAQLARAVTRQGLIGAEFFAGIPGTLGGALAMNAGAFGGETWNVVQRVEWLSMSESYQWMNKDQFLTAYRHVTTPAQGWFFAAELKFSKVESSDAIKAGEERIKELLNQRSTTQPIGVYSCGSVFKNPPNNYAARLIESCGLKGFRMGDAEVSPKHANFIVNRGKASAIDIERLIGHVQTVVMRDTGISLQTEVRVVGDAS, from the coding sequence ATGATGGCCGCGAGTAAATCAATAGGATTGCGTGGTCAAGTACTGCGTAATGAACCCATGGCTAAACATACCTCATGGCGTGTAGGTGGGCTTGCTGATTATTTCTTTAAGCCGGCAGATCGTGATGACTTAATACAGTTATTGCAAACGACGCATGAACCGATTTTATTTGTTGGTTTGGGTAGTAACTTGTTAGTGCGTGATGGCGGCATTCGTGGCTGGGTAGTGTGTTTGCAAGGTGTGTTTGAGAAATTATCAATCGATGCTGAAACCGGCATTGTATTAGCAGAAGCGGGTGTAAGTTGTGCACAGCTCGCACGCGCAGTGACGCGTCAAGGTTTAATCGGCGCAGAATTTTTTGCAGGTATTCCTGGCACGCTGGGTGGCGCATTAGCCATGAATGCGGGTGCCTTTGGTGGTGAAACATGGAATGTAGTGCAGCGTGTTGAATGGTTGTCGATGTCGGAATCCTATCAATGGATGAATAAGGATCAATTTTTAACTGCTTATCGTCATGTTACAACACCTGCGCAAGGTTGGTTTTTTGCTGCAGAATTAAAATTTTCTAAAGTCGAAAGTTCTGACGCTATAAAAGCGGGCGAAGAACGCATTAAAGAATTATTAAATCAACGCAGCACTACACAACCGATTGGTGTTTATAGTTGTGGATCGGTTTTTAAAAATCCGCCTAATAATTATGCTGCGCGTCTTATTGAAAGTTGCGGCTTAAAAGGTTTCCGTATGGGTGATGCTGAGGTATCGCCTAAACATGCTAATTTTATTGTGAATCGTGGCAAAGCCAGTGCGATTGATATTGAGCGTTTGATTGGTCATGTGCAAACCGTAGTGATGCGAGATACCGGTATTTCATTACAGACTGAAGTGCGAGTAGTAGGGGATGCGTCATGA